ATCCTTTGAACAGTGAGGGTCAGATTCTTGTTCCTGCTTCCGTATTTAAGCACTTGTGCTTCCGTATATAAACATCGAAGGATTGCTGTTTCTAATTTGGGGTTCTATTTAAAGATCTTGATCTTGGCACAATGAGAAGGAGAGGAAAGCGTTCTGAGGTGTTCTTTTGCTCTTTATTATTCTATTCTGATTTGAAGGAAAATATTAGCCAGATTAATTTGATGATTGATTTTGACAGCAGGCCTTTTGGCCTTCCATTGTGATGAAGAAGTGGTTAAACATAAAGCCAAAGGTCTATGATTTCAGTGAAGATGAGGTTGATACAGAAACTGAAAGTGAAGATGATGGTATGACTATCTAATGTTTACTTTAACTGTTTATTTTTTCCGCTTTCTGCTGTTGATACTGTTTttattgcaatttttttctttcagcttGCTCTCTTAAAGATTCAAGAGAGCACATGTGTGAGGATCATGACCGTAGAACTCAGGGGATCCAGTCAGAGTGTGGAACTCGAATTTCAGGCAATAGTTGCATACTAACATGACTACTTTGGTGTTAGGATAAACCTTCTTtcattatgttttgtttaagcttaaaacatatttatttttcacaatatcatcaaaattcTTCTGCCTTTTCTCCTTCCCTTCTTTTTGCAGCTTCTCTTTATCATCAAACTATCCCCATGAACCTTTTTACATCATTTTGTGCAACACCTACTATACTAAATCATCACCAATAGTTTTCTGCTGTTCTAAACTTCTAATGTTTTTCATTCTatgtaatattgttttttataacTAGTTGGTGAAAAATCAACTGTTTTCTTCAGAAGGATTTTATGTTGGCCTGAATGTTATATGAagtattgtttttgttgatgaTGGCCTGGACTGGCCTTGAGTCTTATGATGTCTGTATATTTGGGTGctaagaagaaagagaaagaatatcAAATTGGAGTAAGAATATCAAATGACCTTGTTCCTTCAATTTTTTGATGTGCGCCTAAAGTGAGTCCTTTGATAACTGccagataattttgaaaataatcttATGAGAACTTAGCTACATGTGATTCTGAAATCATTATTAATGTTTTGAAGTTCTATTGGTTCAGATATGCCTGCTAAGGGCTGTATGTTGAGGCACAGGAGAGGGAAATCAGAAACACTGCGTGCTCAATACATAAAGACGAAGGATGTGAGGTTTGTCTGTAAACTTTCAGTGCTAAAAGTATTCGGCTGAATTACTACTGTTTGCTTCTGACTGAATATCATTTTTGCTGTTTGGTCATCTGCAGGGTGACAATAGGCACTTGGAATGTTGCTGGAAGAGTTCCATATGAAGATCTTGATATTGATGATTGGCTTTGTACACAAGAGCCAGCGGATATTTACATTATTGGGTAGATCTTTCTCACTTTAGCTGATCCCACATTTTTCCAACTTCTATTAATAATTCTTCATACTTTAGAAGTTCATATGGCCATGTATTTAGTGACTTTAACGCTTGAGGAAAATATTGTGCCGTCCCTCTGTCCATCCCTTTCTTCCTCTTGGGAAGTGTGTGATCTATCTATCTCTGTAGTTGTTCCTGCAGTTATCTTCAATGTGTTGCTTATAATAAACTATCTTATTCAAGTTTTTTTAATCATAGTCCTCTATCTGAAATTCTTTCAAGTCTAAAATATCATACATGTGGATACATGAACACATACACAGTTAGTAGATTAAATAGTTCTATTTCctagtaaattacattttaaatgcATACGTAAAGGACTAGGAAGGTTTTGATCGCACAAGTTTATGAATATATTGTGGGTGAGGAGCAATGGACATTGACTCTAGGTGTTTGTGCTTCCTATTTCTAGACTGCTTACCTACATATTTTCTGAACTGTCATAGCTTGTAATTGTTGTAAGACAGTATTAACTTCATTGTAGTGTATCCATCTGCTTGTTAGTGTACCATGGTCAGGTTTTCAGTAAAAGACCTTCGTCTGCTAAGATGATGTTATTATTCACTTGCGAGACTGCAATATCATGTTGATGTCTGCCTTTTGCAGCTTCCAAGAGGTAGTCCCTTTGAATGCTGGGAATGTGCTGGGAGCAGAGAGTAGTAGGCCAATTCCGAAATGGGAGGCAATCATTCGCAGAACTCTGAACAAATCTTTAGAACCTGAGAGCAAACACAAAAGCTACAGTGCCCCACCTTCTCCAGTATTAAGAACTTCTTCTGTTGCTGATGTCCTTGCAGATGAGATCGATGATCTACCACTGGGAATTACTAGTGAAGAATTTGCCAATATTGCAGATTCTGACTATAAAGgcgaaaatttaaataaagttaatgttattggaaaaaaattacatttaagaAGATTATATGGGATCGATTGTGACAGTAGGCTAGACTGGCCTGAACATTCGTTAGATGCAACTCCTCAGGTTGTCTCTTCCAATTCAAAATTGCGGAGAGTATTGAGCAGTTCTCCTAGAATTGGCTTTAATTGGACAGACAATCCTCTGGTATTTAGTCCTCAAAATTTTGCATTGAATGGAAGTAGCTTAAAAAGATCATACCATAGCTCTGGAAACCTATTATACTCCCCCTGGATTGAACAGCAAGAGGAACCTGAAGTTGATGTTCTATCTGAAATATCTGATGAGGAAGTTGATACGTTCTGTGAAGCACCCACGGAGCAACATGATAATGGAGTCATCTGTGGAGCCATGAAGCATCATAAATATGTGCGAATTGTCAGCAAACAGATGGTTGGTATATACATATCCATTTGGGTGCGTAAGCGGTTGAGGAGACATATAAACAATCTAAAGGTCTCTCCCGTTGGAGTTGGGCTGATGGGCTACATGGGAAACAAGGTAAGAGCTTGGTCTTTCATGCCATAAACATAGCAACTCAAGAAGACAATTTTATATAGAGAAGTTGAGACATGTCTCTTTTAATGTGATGTATTGCAATTTGAGTGGCTGCAGGCTGGCAGCTGCTTCCTTTAGAAACATTACATGACAGTGTGCATAAGTTAACTTAGTTGCTGCGCTGGAATTGGATGTCTAAAGAGAAGTTTCTGATGCAGGGATCCGTTTCAGTTAGTATGTCTCTTTTCCAATCACGGCTGTGCTTTGTTTGTTCCCATTTGACCTCTGGTCAGAAGGATGGTGCTGAACAAAGGCGTAACTCTGATGTCTACGAAATTATTCGACGCACCCATTTCTCATCTGTCTTTGATACAGATCAACCAGAGACTATTCCCTCTCATGAGTAAGCAATATCTTGCCGTTTCAGTTGTGATTGAcccatttatatatgtaattgcTCTGTTATTTGATTGTGTCTATAATTTGCATAGAATATGGATTAATAATTTGGACCCATTGTCAACAGTCAGATATTCTGGTTCGGGGATTTGAACTATCGTCTCAACATGGCGGATGCAGAGGTGCGGAAGCTTGTTGCACAGAAGCAGTGGGATGAACTTATCAGCAGTGATCAGGTGAGACGTTTGTGATTCACCAAATCATTTTCTTGTTAGTTTGTTGGTGTATTATATTTGGAAACATATATGATTAGAAAGCTTAGTGAATGTTTTGCCTGAAACTATTTTATTTGTGGCAGCTAATCATAGAACTACGCAGTGGGCATGTTTTTGATGGATGGAAAGAGGGGGTAATAAACTTTCCTCCCACTTACAAGTATGAAATAAACACGGATAGATATGTCGGCGAGAACCCAAAAGATGGGGAGAAGAGGAGATCTCCTGCATGGTAAATATGCATCCTAAAATTAACTCCCTGATTAAAGAGTCATATTTCTGAGAAACGCACACATCTAACTGTGCCTTTCTCATTTCTCATACCCACagttatttctttaaaattgaataatcgACAAATTTATGCACATGATACATATGCAGGTGTGACCGTATACTTTGGTTAGGAAAACACATAAAACAACTTTCTTACAAGCGATCAGACATAAGGCTGTCAGATCATCGGCCAGTTAGTTCAATGTTCTTGGTTGAAGTTGAAGTGTTGGACCATCAGAAGTTGCAAAGGGCACTTAATGTCAGTACTGCAGCAGTACATCCTGAGATTTTCCTTGATGAAGACAGGGAAGAATTTTAGCAGTCTCCAGGTATTCAAGCTTGAATATGTTTGTGTTGtgacaatattttgataatgtaGAAACTTTACAGACACAGTACAAAGAAAATAGTTGGTATATTGTATGCATCAATCTTTTTGTCAGGTGCTCAaattttgtatgaataaatcatattttatttataaaaaaatttacattctcACCACTGCTAAATTCTGAAAACTTGTTTCAATCACCAAGTCATATTGTGTGGTAATTACACGCATCTCTAGAGCTGATCCCTTGGCATGTaactttcaaccaaaatttcCAAACTAACTACTCATGATGTAGAATCATTTTCAACAAGTTTACAGGACAGTCCAGTtgtaatcattttaataactaatGGAACCAAGAGATTATCACTTTCAAATTGCTTATTTGAAAACCCTCAAAACCCTTTTTTCCATTTGGGTTatcaaagttttcaaactttcattaaTGTTCATCTTTCTTGTGTGAAAAATAGCTGCGCTTGAAAAGTTGAAGTTACCACATTTTTGTTCAGAATTATGTATGGATGGTGCTTCTTTATAAACTATATAGTAAGTTATTATGCTTTGCTAGCTGTTGCCCGAATATGATAAcacacaaatttttttgttttgaagcAGGGTAATTATGAAGTTGAGATTAGAGGACTGACCTTTCTATATGATAAATGGGTGCCTTAAGGCTTCAAGCATGAATAATATCATAACAGCATAAGAGAAATGTGCAAGATTTTTTTGCCTTGACTTATATAATAGCTCAATTGGACAACAAGTTTTTGTAAAGTCTTGCGTCCAAGTATCTGTTGTGTAATCAGTGAGTGAAATAGAGGCAGAAATGTGCCGTACTACTTCTTAACAGCCCATGTAACAGATctctttatttctttaatttctctcctttttctttttcttcatgctTTTCAATCTGAAACCTCAGGGGATTTCTCTCTCTTCATTTTTATGGGAAAAACATTGGCATCGAATTATAGTGGAATCAATAGTTATAAGTCTAGTCACTGTATCTTGAGTTTATCTATTTAACAAATATGTAGGTTCcagttaccaaaaaaaaaaatcataatggATAAAATTCCTGCATATTTTTTGGTTTACTTGtcagaattatttttaatttgatgggTTTGTACttagtgtgtgtgtatatacatattcaataaaattatatatatatatatatatatattttatacacaattttagtatacagataataaattattatgtgattgaataattttaaattaatgacaaaataacactcaatcacaaaATGACATGACATATCATAcgtaaattatataccaaaaatatgcaCACATAACAATGTTCTAATACTTGCATTTTCTAAGAAACTATAACTCATTTAttattccatttttcttttatcttcttttttaagATAAGTTGGTTTGGGAACATAAAAGAATTCAAGATTACAATGGGAACAAAGCAAGCATCATTTTCAAAGGCCTGTTCCTTGTAATAATAAGGGAGATTTAATGAAAGCATTAATTCTTCTTCGCCATGCATGCTCTATTCCAACAAGAACCATGCATATGTTACATATTTTCACATCTTTAAATTGGGTTGGGCCCCGGGTATTAAATGTATCTAACAATGGAGATGACCAACTGAAGGCACTCGTAAAATTTGTTTTGGCATGCAACAGGTCATCAGGGCAAGATATGTCAAGCTTCACGCAAAGGATCTATGGCATAACCATGGAAGAACGTTATGATGAAAACAAAAGAGATAGAACTTTCAGAAGAATCCTATAGTCTATATGGCCGTAATCAGAAAGGGATAATCAACTGACACCACTTGACTACACTACTCCATCTGCATGtgttttgttttccttttggggaaattgaaatttttagcactattttattccgtctatacaaaattaccacctatcttaaagctttcacaaatataccacaacagtactcaccttccccaaaatacccctctttaatctttcatgcatagactctctctcttcttctctgcaacttttttctcttttcttcctcttcttccaaagtgataaaggaatcactctcacttcttcttcatcttaaaaAGCAAAAGCAGgaaattactttgaagaattcttcagattaagaattcttcaaagtaaggattttaaaaaaaaaagatcaacccacaaaaaaactcaaccacatccatTTTATATCTTAGAAGAAATGACCATCAAGAAAGATCATTTAGtaagatttaactgaaaaaaaaattaacatttaaagattaaaactgaaaaaaaaaatttatgattaaccgaaaaaaaaaagcaaacgtAGGCGtgaaattctggaaattattcCTCTGCtgtgtatttaatatattactatattaattttatattattataatatattataatattatataatataatattaaaataatatatattatcttatattattatatataataatatataaaatatatattattataatattataatatattatacccAGGGTTGGCGATTCCACCAACCCAggcatattttatatatatatatatatatattatataattataattatattatatattaattatattatattatatttttaattataattatattatttaattatattatatattaattatattatattatatttttaattataattatattatttaattatatattataatatataattataatttatataatattataatataattatataattataatttatattaatatagaatatattataaaatataatattataattatataatataatatattttttatatataaaaggttggcggaatcgccaacccttggcgtcgccaagggttggcgattccgccaacctttatattaatatatataatatattaattttttatattattataatattattattatttattataatattattatattacaatatatataaagggttggcggccgccaaccctttatattatatattatatatatattattatattaatatattaatttcaaatattattataatattattgtaatattaatataatattataatataataatataatatataattataatattataaataatatattatattatataaaatatattatatattaatatataatataattatatataaataaataatattattatattatatttaaataatatattataataatatattatatataatattataataaataatatatatatatataatattattatatataattatatattataatatattata
This sequence is a window from Mangifera indica cultivar Alphonso chromosome 5, CATAS_Mindica_2.1, whole genome shotgun sequence. Protein-coding genes within it:
- the LOC123217096 gene encoding type I inositol polyphosphate 5-phosphatase 2-like isoform X3: MRRRGKRSEKWLNIKPKVYDFSEDEVDTETESEDDACSLKDSREHMCEDHDRRTQGIQSECGTRISDMPAKGCMLRHRRGKSETLRAQYIKTKDVRVTIGTWNVAGRVPYEDLDIDDWLCTQEPADIYIIGFQEVVPLNAGNVLGAESSRPIPKWEAIIRRTLNKSLEPESKHKSYSAPPSPVLRTSSVADVLADEIDDLPLGITSEEFANIADSDYKGENLNKVNVIGKKLHLRRLYGIDCDSRLDWPEHSLDATPQVVSSNSKLRRVLSSSPRIGFNWTDNPLVFSPQNFALNGSSLKRSYHSSGNLLYSPWIEQQEEPEVDVLSEISDEEVDTFCEAPTEQHDNGVICGAMKHHKYVRIVSKQMVGIYISIWVRKRLRRHINNLKVSPVGVGLMGYMGNKGSVSVSMSLFQSRLCFVCSHLTSGQKDGAEQRRNSDVYEIIRRTHFSSVFDTDQPETIPSHDQIFWFGDLNYRLNMADAEVRKLVAQKQWDELISSDQLIIELRSGHVFDGWKEGVINFPPTYKYEINTDRYVGENPKDGEKRRSPAWCDRILWLGKHIKQLSYKRSDIRLSDHRPVSSMFLVEVEVLDHQKLQRALNVSTAAVHPEIFLDEDREEF
- the LOC123217096 gene encoding type I inositol polyphosphate 5-phosphatase 2-like isoform X2, with product MRRRGKRSEAFWPSIVMKKWLNIKPKVYDFSEDEVDTETESEDDACSLKDSREHMCEDHDRRTQGIQSECGTRISDMPAKGCMLRHRRGKSETLRAQYIKTKDVRVTIGTWNVAGRVPYEDLDIDDWLCTQEPADIYIIGFQEVVPLNAGNVLGAESSRPIPKWEAIIRRTLNKSLEPESKHKSYSAPPSPVLRTSSVADVLADEIDDLPLGITSEEFANIADSDYKGENLNKVNVIGKKLHLRRLYGIDCDSRLDWPEHSLDATPQVVSSNSKLRRVLSSSPRIGFNWTDNPLVFSPQNFALNGSSLKRSYHSSGNLLYSPWIEQQEEPEVDVLSEISDEEVDTFCEAPTEQHDNGVICGAMKHHKYVRIVSKQMVGIYISIWVRKRLRRHINNLKVSPVGVGLMGYMGNKGSVSVSMSLFQSRLCFVCSHLTSGQKDGAEQRRNSDVYEIIRRTHFSSVFDTDQPETIPSHDQIFWFGDLNYRLNMADAEVRKLVAQKQWDELISSDQLIIELRSGHVFDGWKEGVINFPPTYKYEINTDRYVGENPKDGEKRRSPAWCDRILWLGKHIKQLSYKRSDIRLSDHRPVSSMFLVEVEVLDHQKLQRALNVSTAAVHPEIFLDEDREEF
- the LOC123217096 gene encoding type I inositol polyphosphate 5-phosphatase 2-like isoform X5, with amino-acid sequence MPAKGCMLRHRRGKSETLRAQYIKTKDVRVTIGTWNVAGRVPYEDLDIDDWLCTQEPADIYIIGFQEVVPLNAGNVLGAESSRPIPKWEAIIRRTLNKSLEPESKHKSYSAPPSPVLRTSSVADVLADEIDDLPLGITSEEFANIADSDYKGENLNKVNVIGKKLHLRRLYGIDCDSRLDWPEHSLDATPQVVSSNSKLRRVLSSSPRIGFNWTDNPLVFSPQNFALNGSSLKRSYHSSGNLLYSPWIEQQEEPEVDVLSEISDEEVDTFCEAPTEQHDNGVICGAMKHHKYVRIVSKQMVGIYISIWVRKRLRRHINNLKVSPVGVGLMGYMGNKGSVSVSMSLFQSRLCFVCSHLTSGQKDGAEQRRNSDVYEIIRRTHFSSVFDTDQPETIPSHDQIFWFGDLNYRLNMADAEVRKLVAQKQWDELISSDQLIIELRSGHVFDGWKEGVINFPPTYKYEINTDRYVGENPKDGEKRRSPAWCDRILWLGKHIKQLSYKRSDIRLSDHRPVSSMFLVEVEVLDHQKLQRALNVSTAAVHPEIFLDEDREEF
- the LOC123217096 gene encoding type I inositol polyphosphate 5-phosphatase 2-like isoform X1; amino-acid sequence: MRRRGKRSEQAFWPSIVMKKWLNIKPKVYDFSEDEVDTETESEDDACSLKDSREHMCEDHDRRTQGIQSECGTRISDMPAKGCMLRHRRGKSETLRAQYIKTKDVRVTIGTWNVAGRVPYEDLDIDDWLCTQEPADIYIIGFQEVVPLNAGNVLGAESSRPIPKWEAIIRRTLNKSLEPESKHKSYSAPPSPVLRTSSVADVLADEIDDLPLGITSEEFANIADSDYKGENLNKVNVIGKKLHLRRLYGIDCDSRLDWPEHSLDATPQVVSSNSKLRRVLSSSPRIGFNWTDNPLVFSPQNFALNGSSLKRSYHSSGNLLYSPWIEQQEEPEVDVLSEISDEEVDTFCEAPTEQHDNGVICGAMKHHKYVRIVSKQMVGIYISIWVRKRLRRHINNLKVSPVGVGLMGYMGNKGSVSVSMSLFQSRLCFVCSHLTSGQKDGAEQRRNSDVYEIIRRTHFSSVFDTDQPETIPSHDQIFWFGDLNYRLNMADAEVRKLVAQKQWDELISSDQLIIELRSGHVFDGWKEGVINFPPTYKYEINTDRYVGENPKDGEKRRSPAWCDRILWLGKHIKQLSYKRSDIRLSDHRPVSSMFLVEVEVLDHQKLQRALNVSTAAVHPEIFLDEDREEF
- the LOC123217096 gene encoding type I inositol polyphosphate 5-phosphatase 2-like isoform X4, whose protein sequence is MRRRGKRSEWLNIKPKVYDFSEDEVDTETESEDDACSLKDSREHMCEDHDRRTQGIQSECGTRISDMPAKGCMLRHRRGKSETLRAQYIKTKDVRVTIGTWNVAGRVPYEDLDIDDWLCTQEPADIYIIGFQEVVPLNAGNVLGAESSRPIPKWEAIIRRTLNKSLEPESKHKSYSAPPSPVLRTSSVADVLADEIDDLPLGITSEEFANIADSDYKGENLNKVNVIGKKLHLRRLYGIDCDSRLDWPEHSLDATPQVVSSNSKLRRVLSSSPRIGFNWTDNPLVFSPQNFALNGSSLKRSYHSSGNLLYSPWIEQQEEPEVDVLSEISDEEVDTFCEAPTEQHDNGVICGAMKHHKYVRIVSKQMVGIYISIWVRKRLRRHINNLKVSPVGVGLMGYMGNKGSVSVSMSLFQSRLCFVCSHLTSGQKDGAEQRRNSDVYEIIRRTHFSSVFDTDQPETIPSHDQIFWFGDLNYRLNMADAEVRKLVAQKQWDELISSDQLIIELRSGHVFDGWKEGVINFPPTYKYEINTDRYVGENPKDGEKRRSPAWCDRILWLGKHIKQLSYKRSDIRLSDHRPVSSMFLVEVEVLDHQKLQRALNVSTAAVHPEIFLDEDREEF